The nucleotide sequence CAAGGCTTTGTTCCTCATAAGAGGGAAAAATCTGGAGCTGCAGGTCAACGGTCAGGCCTTGGATCTGCACATAGACCGGGGCTTTGCAGAGGTCATAGCAAGGGACACCATAATGGGCGCCTTGAGCCATCTGCGCGGCCTTAGAGGCAAGAAAGAGATCCGCTTGGAAATTGAGCTCTAACGTTTGTAACCTATTTTTCGAAGCAGTCCCTTTCGCCATTCTACATCTTTGGCTTCCTCCACTCCTTTGGGCATGAAGCCGTCCACCACCCCCATGATACCCCTTCCCTGCTCTGTCTGAACCAGTATGACCTCCACAGGGTTGGCAGTGGCGCAAAATATGTTACAGACTTCTTGGCAGGACTTCACTGCATTGAGCACGTTTATGGGATAGGCGTCTTTCAGAATTACCACGAAGCTATGGCCTGAAGCCACCTTCTGGGCATTGGAAACCGCAACCTGCCTGAGAGCTTCATCGTTC is from bacterium and encodes:
- a CDS encoding adenosine-specific kinase, translated to MEWMAVRLEIPEGCNLILGQSHFIKTVEDLYEVMACAVPQARFGIAFCEASGDCLIRSDGNDEALRQVAVSNAQKVASGHSFVVILKDAYPINVLNAVKSCQEVCNIFCATANPVEVILVQTEQGRGIMGVVDGFMPKGVEEAKDVEWRKGLLRKIGYKR